The Mycolicibacterium mageritense genome contains a region encoding:
- a CDS encoding LCP family protein, with product MGWVTYHGVLEGITTSNALAGESGSTGDTENILIMGLDSRLDQHGNPLPEEIYQALHAGDETVGGYNANVLIVVHLPGDGRPATAFSIPRDDYVDLAGCDTKPCKGKVKQAYGFAYQREMESLESESGTKAEHEQQAREAGRKAEIATVRNLLGIPIDHFVEVTLGAFFQIATAVAPITVCLNADTADPYSGADFHKGVQQIDAAQAMAFVRQRRDINDENFTDLDRTRRQQAFIAALVARLGESGALNNAGTLRNLLNVVKQNVALDAGFDLASFASRATALTDKPPSLYTLPIKEFGQNSLGEDVNIVDVKTIRTIVADLVKDPSASTSTTTTKAAPALEGHGAILDVVNASTYSGLAAQLETTFTAKGFTEGQIGDAETLSASTTIDYGQGAQTAAQALATHLGVTATASDYVAADTVQLTIGTDFPGEDYLNGEATTTDATESTDSLGSTETSESTTPDTPVTTVAATATGTYSPAPTDLTQMTASGVPCVK from the coding sequence ATGGGCTGGGTGACCTATCACGGCGTGCTCGAAGGCATCACCACATCCAACGCGTTGGCCGGTGAGTCGGGGTCCACGGGCGACACAGAGAACATCCTGATCATGGGCCTCGACAGCCGGCTCGACCAGCACGGCAACCCGCTGCCCGAGGAGATCTACCAGGCGCTGCACGCGGGTGACGAGACCGTGGGCGGCTACAACGCCAACGTGCTGATCGTCGTGCACCTGCCCGGGGACGGCAGGCCCGCCACCGCATTCTCGATCCCTCGCGACGATTACGTCGACCTGGCGGGCTGCGACACCAAACCGTGCAAGGGCAAGGTCAAGCAGGCATACGGCTTCGCCTACCAGCGCGAGATGGAGTCGCTCGAATCCGAGTCCGGGACCAAGGCCGAGCACGAACAGCAGGCGCGCGAGGCGGGACGCAAAGCCGAGATCGCCACGGTGCGCAATCTGCTCGGCATTCCCATCGACCACTTCGTCGAGGTGACCCTGGGTGCGTTCTTCCAGATCGCCACGGCCGTCGCACCCATCACGGTGTGCCTGAATGCCGACACCGCAGATCCCTACTCGGGGGCCGATTTTCACAAAGGTGTCCAGCAGATCGATGCCGCGCAGGCGATGGCGTTCGTGCGGCAGCGGCGTGACATCAACGACGAGAACTTCACCGACCTCGACCGCACGCGGCGGCAACAGGCGTTCATCGCGGCGTTGGTCGCGCGCCTCGGTGAGAGCGGTGCGCTCAACAATGCCGGCACCCTGCGCAACCTGCTCAACGTGGTCAAGCAGAACGTGGCACTGGATGCCGGGTTCGACCTCGCCAGTTTCGCGAGCCGAGCGACCGCGCTGACCGACAAGCCGCCGTCGCTGTACACGTTGCCCATCAAGGAATTCGGGCAGAACTCGCTCGGCGAGGACGTGAACATCGTCGACGTCAAGACCATCCGTACGATCGTCGCCGACCTCGTGAAGGATCCCAGCGCTTCGACGTCCACCACGACGACCAAGGCCGCCCCGGCGCTCGAAGGGCACGGCGCGATCCTGGACGTCGTCAACGCGTCCACTTACAGCGGCCTGGCCGCTCAGCTCGAAACCACGTTCACCGCAAAAGGTTTCACCGAAGGTCAGATCGGTGACGCCGAAACACTGTCCGCCAGCACCACCATCGACTACGGGCAGGGCGCGCAGACCGCGGCCCAGGCGCTCGCGACTCACCTCGGCGTCACCGCCACGGCGTCGGACTACGTTGCGGCCGACACCGTGCAATTGACCATCGGCACCGACTTTCCCGGCGAGGACTACCTCAACGGCGAGGCCACCACGACGGACGCCACCGAGAGCACCGATTCACTCGGCTCGACGGAAACCAGCGAGTCGACGACGCCGGACACCCCGGTCACCACCGTGGCCGCGACTGCCACCGGCACCTACAGCCCGGCACCTACCGACCTGACCCAGATGACCGCATCAGGCGTGCCCTGCGTGAAATAG
- a CDS encoding sensor histidine kinase → MASSRLVDFFATQPVRVSAVLRLPLIGLIIVLVSVWEVDHWLPAVYAVILSVYAAAAVVWLVVVLRGPMPRWVEWASTAVDVLVLVALCAVSGGATAALLPVFFLLPISIAFQDRPILTALLASGTALGYLGVWILYSKRDDRVGLPNIVYMHVGFLAWLAVATTALSFVLVRRSARVQALLEVRRRLVSESTRADDLRNAELAEHLHDGPLQTLLAARLDLDEIRERNPDPALDRVRAALQETATGLRSTVTALHPQVLAQLGLTPAVQELVRQFESRNHIPVVADLDDVGHPPSQSLLYRAARELLANVSKHAKATTVTVGLHRKGERTVLTVADDGAGFDPSTVARSVAEGHIGLASLQVRIEATGGTMAISSKPGAGTQITVTL, encoded by the coding sequence ATGGCGTCGAGCCGCCTCGTCGATTTCTTTGCGACACAACCGGTCCGGGTGTCGGCTGTGCTCCGGCTGCCGCTCATCGGGCTGATCATCGTGCTGGTGTCGGTGTGGGAAGTCGACCATTGGCTACCCGCCGTCTACGCGGTGATCCTGAGCGTGTACGCCGCAGCGGCGGTGGTGTGGCTCGTGGTCGTGCTCCGCGGGCCCATGCCCCGGTGGGTCGAGTGGGCCTCGACGGCAGTCGATGTGCTGGTGCTCGTGGCGCTGTGCGCGGTGTCGGGTGGGGCCACCGCGGCGTTGCTGCCGGTGTTCTTCCTGCTGCCCATATCCATTGCGTTCCAAGACCGTCCGATCCTGACCGCACTCCTGGCCAGCGGCACCGCGCTCGGCTACCTGGGCGTGTGGATCCTCTACTCCAAACGCGACGATCGCGTGGGCCTGCCCAACATCGTCTACATGCACGTCGGTTTCCTCGCGTGGCTCGCGGTCGCCACCACGGCCTTGTCGTTCGTGCTGGTGCGGCGCTCGGCGCGCGTGCAGGCCCTGCTCGAGGTGCGTCGACGGCTCGTCTCGGAGTCCACCAGGGCCGATGATCTGCGCAACGCCGAACTCGCCGAACATCTGCACGACGGCCCGTTGCAGACCCTGCTCGCCGCGCGCCTCGACCTCGACGAGATCCGCGAGCGCAACCCCGATCCGGCGCTGGACCGCGTGCGCGCCGCCCTGCAGGAGACCGCGACGGGGTTGCGCTCGACTGTGACCGCGCTGCACCCGCAGGTACTCGCGCAGCTCGGCCTCACCCCGGCCGTGCAGGAGTTGGTGCGTCAGTTCGAGAGCCGGAACCACATCCCGGTGGTCGCCGACCTCGACGACGTCGGGCATCCGCCATCGCAGAGCCTGCTGTACCGGGCCGCGAGGGAACTGCTGGCCAACGTGAGCAAGCACGCCAAGGCGACGACCGTCACGGTCGGTCTGCACCGCAAGGGTGAGCGCACCGTCCTGACGGTGGCCGACGACGGCGCCGGATTCGATCCGTCGACCGTTGCCCGCTCGGTCGCGGAGGGTCACATCGGGCTGGCGTCGCTCCAGGTTCGCATCGAGGCCACCGGCGGCACGATGGCCATATCGTCGAAACCCGGTGCGGGCACGCAGATCACGGTGACCTTGTAG
- a CDS encoding response regulator, producing MADKVRVVVGDDHPMFREGVVRALTSSGEIDVVAEADNGADALELIKTHKPQVALLDYRMPQLDGAQVAAAVVRDELPTRVLLVSAHDESAIVYTALQQGAAGFLSKESTRSELVNAVLACAKGRDVIDPSLTAGLAGEIRRRNEPDAPTLSPREREVLNLIAQGRSIPAMAKELYLAPSTVKTHVQRLYEKLGVGDRAAAVAEAMRRRLLD from the coding sequence ATGGCCGACAAAGTGCGGGTCGTGGTGGGCGATGACCACCCGATGTTCCGCGAGGGCGTGGTGCGGGCCTTGACGTCCAGCGGTGAGATCGACGTCGTCGCCGAGGCCGACAACGGCGCCGACGCGCTTGAGCTCATCAAGACCCACAAGCCCCAGGTCGCGCTGCTCGACTACCGCATGCCGCAACTCGACGGGGCCCAGGTGGCGGCGGCCGTCGTGCGCGACGAATTGCCCACCCGCGTCCTGCTGGTATCAGCGCACGACGAATCGGCCATCGTCTACACCGCACTGCAGCAGGGGGCGGCGGGGTTCCTGTCCAAGGAATCCACGCGCAGCGAGCTCGTCAACGCGGTGCTTGCGTGTGCGAAGGGCCGCGACGTGATCGACCCGAGCCTGACCGCGGGGCTCGCGGGGGAGATCCGCAGGCGCAACGAACCCGACGCCCCGACGCTGAGCCCGCGCGAACGCGAGGTGCTGAACCTGATCGCGCAAGGCCGCAGCATTCCTGCCATGGCCAAGGAGCTGTACCTGGCCCCGTCGACGGTCAAGACACACGTGCAGCGGCTCTACGAGAAGCTCGGTGTGGGTGACCGTGCCGCCGCGGTGGCCGAGGCGATGCGACGCCGGCTGCTGGACTGA
- a CDS encoding LysR family transcriptional regulator, protein MHLDELQWFVVLAETEHVTDAAAELGVSQPTLSRALARLEDQLGAPLFDRVNRRLHLNAYGQILLEHARRSIAEIRSATERIAALRDPDTGTVRLAFLHSQASWFVPDLLRRFRAEAPRVQFDLVQGAAHVIVEQLANGQADLAITSPRPDGYRWRGLYLERLCLAVPRDHRLASRARIRLADAAGEPFVALAPGFGLRQLTDELCAEAGIAPQVVFEAMEIPTMEGLVAAGFGVAVVPVPRPERAEPGAVYVPLAAASAKRQLGLAWSAERQLPPAAQRFADFVIRQTYEDK, encoded by the coding sequence ATGCATCTGGACGAGCTGCAATGGTTCGTCGTCCTGGCCGAGACCGAGCACGTCACCGACGCCGCGGCCGAGCTCGGCGTCAGCCAGCCGACGCTGTCCCGGGCGCTGGCCCGCCTCGAAGACCAGTTGGGCGCACCGCTGTTCGACCGCGTGAACCGGCGGCTGCACCTCAACGCCTACGGCCAGATCCTGCTCGAACACGCGCGCCGCAGCATCGCCGAAATCCGTTCGGCCACCGAGCGGATCGCCGCATTGCGCGATCCCGACACCGGCACCGTCCGGTTGGCGTTCCTGCACTCGCAGGCCAGCTGGTTCGTACCGGATCTGCTCCGCCGGTTTCGCGCCGAAGCCCCGCGCGTGCAGTTCGACCTCGTGCAGGGCGCCGCGCACGTGATCGTCGAGCAACTCGCCAACGGCCAGGCCGACCTGGCGATCACGTCCCCCCGCCCCGACGGGTACCGGTGGCGTGGCCTTTACCTCGAACGGCTGTGCCTGGCCGTGCCGCGCGACCACCGGTTGGCGAGCCGCGCCCGGATCCGCCTGGCCGATGCCGCCGGCGAACCCTTCGTGGCGCTGGCACCCGGTTTCGGGTTGCGTCAGCTGACCGACGAACTGTGCGCCGAGGCCGGCATCGCGCCGCAGGTGGTGTTCGAGGCCATGGAGATCCCGACCATGGAAGGTCTGGTGGCAGCCGGGTTCGGCGTGGCCGTGGTACCGGTCCCCCGACCGGAGCGGGCCGAGCCGGGCGCGGTGTACGTCCCGCTGGCCGCGGCGTCGGCCAAACGTCAACTCGGCCTGGCCTGGTCCGCCGAACGACAGCTGCCGCCCGCCGCGCAGCGGTTCGCCGACTTTGTCATACGGCAGACGTATGAAGACAAGTAA